GCCACTTCTTGCGGCAAGCGCCGCCGACGTCCGTTGCTGGCATGTCGCCCCACCAGTTCAGGCGGGATCACCTCCTTAAGCATCCCCTGCAGCTCTCCCAGTCCGCTTCCACGAACCCGTTCCAGCTCACGCTTCATCCGCTCTTGCGCTCCGCGCTTCGCTCGCCCAAATAGCTTCCGGGGGAAGCCGTCCAAATACGGTTGTTTTGTTTTCACACCTCAAACTATCGCCGGGCGGCTTCCTCTCCACTCTTTTTGCCTGCCTCAACCCAACAATTTCCCCCGATGATGGCCCTTAATCCCGCGCCATTCATGGCTGACCCTATTTTCGGAGGAGTTGGCCTGTGCGCCGGGCGACTGGTTGCGCTACCTTGGCAGAAAGATGGGAGTTGTAGGCATTCAGAATTCCCCCGAGGCCACGCCGGTGCTTTATTTATTTGGGGGCCTCAACGGCTCGGGAAAGGTTTTTGACCTGATCGACGATGGCTTGTCATTTGGCCTTGAGAGCACGCTGAGTGGGACCAGTCAGCGGAAGTGGCTCGAGCGGGCCAAGTGCCTGGGCTACCAAATCGAGCTGCATTTCCTCTAGCTTCCACCAGCGTATCGACCAACGAGTCTAGTCCGGCGGCCACGACATCCCCACGGCGGACTTGGTGCGTCTTTTTCCGAGAAGCTTGGACAACTTCAACAAGCTGTATGCGCCGATTTCCGACCGTTGGCATGTCTGGGATAATCGAGATGACACCCCTCGCTTGGTGCTGGAGTCAAAATCCGCTAAAGTTACCGAATTGGAACAACTCGGATGAACAAGACCAAGACAATCGCGGCTAGGCCGGAGATGACTTCGGTAGAGCGAGGAAAAGTCGCTGCGTTGGAAGCGGCCAAAGAAGTCCGCGCTGAGCGTAAGCGCTGGGGCATGCCTTTGTTGGTGTTGCGGGATGGAGAGATCGTCGAAGAACAACCTTGAGTGGATGTCGGAAAGCCCGAAGGCTGTTGCATGAAACTTCAACAAGGCCAGATTTGGAAGCAGGGGGAGCGGCACTATCGAATCGTGAAGTGGGCGCGTTTGAGTATTGATTACAAGCTCATCACCAATCTGGAAACCGGTGAAGGGACGAGGCATCACGTGACCAAAAAGGAGTTTTGCCATCTGATCAAAGGAGCCAGTTTGATCGAGCCCGATTTGCCTCATTGAGCGTCGCTTCTACCAGTTTCTCGAGCAGCTTTCCCTAAGAGCCGCTCTTCCCCGGTTTTTTTGAGGCGAGCGATGGCTTGTCAGGCGGTCGAGTGTTCGGCATGGTGTCACTGGCATGAAGGAGCCCCCACCGTCCTTGGATCCATCGGAAGATTCGCCCCCCTCTGCGCAGCGAGAGCCTTGGTGGCTGTATCAGGAGTATCCCAAGGAAGATATCGAGGGGACGGAGATGTTTCGTCCCTTTTTCCGACGGAGGCGGACGTGGCTGGTTTTCACTGGTCTGGGTCTCTTTTTGGGATTGGTTTTTCTTCTGCCGATGGGGTGGCCGAGCCATGCGGGGGAGGGCCTGGAGGCGGGCAAGGTTTGCTTGGGCTTGGGGATTTTTGCCTTGGTGGCGTTTCTTTGGCTGACGGAGGCCTTGCCGCTGGCGGCCACGGCGCTCTTGGTGCCTGTCCTCGCGAGTGGCTCGGGCTTGCTGTCGGTGCCGTCTGCTTTGGCGAGTTTTGCCCACCCCTTGATTTTTCTTTTCTTGGGAGGCTTCGCCTTGGCGGCGGCTTTGGCCTACCAAGGCTTGGATCGTTGGATTGCCAATCGATTGATTCGCTTGGGAGGAGGCCAGTTTCTGTGGGCGGCGCTTTGGCTTTTTGGCGCGACGGCTGGCCTTTCCATGTGGATGAGCAATACCGCTACTACGGCTATGATGATCCCGCTGGTCCTGGGTGTGCTGCGTCGCTTGGAAGCCGAAGCTCCTGGGCAACCAACGAGTAGCCAAGGCTTATTTCTTCTCTTGGGGGTGGCCTACGCCGCGAGCATTGGGGGCTTGGGAACCATCGTGGGTTCGCCCCCCAATGGGGTGGCGGCGGAGAAGCTGGGGTTGGGGTTCCTCGAGTGGATGGCCATCGGCCTGCCGGCGGTGGGCCTGCTTTTGCCCGTCATGGTGGGGGTCTTGTTCTGTCTGCTCCGTCCCAAGACCGAGGTCTCCTTGGCGATGGAGGAGGCGCCTTTCCGTTTGAACTGGCATCGCTGGGTCACTTTGCTGCTTTTTGCAGTGACGGCCTTGAGTTGGGTCTTTTCGCAGCAGATTGCGGGATGGCTTGGGATCGCAAAGGGCGTGGATACGGTGATCGCTCTCATGGCGGTGGTGGCGCTGCTTTATTTCAGGGTGGTGCGGTGGCGAGATATCGATCGGGCCACGGATTGGGGGGTGCTTTTGCTTTTTGGCGGCGGCCTGGCGCTCTCCTCTGTTTTGAAGGAGTCGGGAGCGAGTCTTTTTCTGGCGCGGGTTTTTGTGGAGGGCGTGCAGGGATGGCCCCTGTTCCTCTTGGTGGGAGCGGTGGTGGCCTTTGTCATTTTCCTGACGGAGTTGTCCAGCAACACGGCCACGGCAGCTCTCCTGGTGCCGATTTTCTACACGGTGGCCCTGGAGCTGGAGTTGGCTGGCGGGGTCTTCGTGGTGCCTCTGGCCTTGGCCGCTAGCTGCGCTTTCATGCTGCCGGTGGCGACGCCTCCCAACGCTATCGTTTTCGGAACAGGGCGAGTGCCCCAACGGCAGATGATGCGGGTGGGCTTGGTGCTGAATTTGGTTTCGATCGCGATTTTGACCGGATGGTCAACTTTGCATGCTTGAGTCTACGTCCTGGGGTAAGGGGAAGAATGCGGACGCGACCGTTTCCCAAGCGTTTCTGGCGATTCTCTCTCTGGACAGTAGGGGGGCTGGGTTGGCTGTGGCTAGGTGCGTGCCAGAAGTCGGGAGGGCCGGATTCCGCAGAGGGCGAGACCCCACCCGGGATGGTGCTGATTCCCGGTGGGACCTTTCAAATGGGGGGGGACGCCGGAGAAATGGGAGGAAATTCGAACTCCCACCAGTCGGCTTACCCGGTCCACCAAGTCACGGTGAATGCCTTCTGGCTGGATGAGGCGGAGGTGACCAATCAGGAGTTTGCCCAATTCGTAGAGGCCACCGGCTATGTGACCTTTGCCGAGCGGCCTTTTCCGGAGGACGTGATCCAAGAGATGCAGGCTCAGGCCGAACGCAGCCTCGCGGAGATGCGGACGAGCTTGGCGCAAGCGGAGGAGGGAGAGAAGGAAGCTCTCGCGGCCTCCCTGGCCCGGGTGGAAGAGGCCGTGGCTGCCATCCATCTCCCGGGAGCGATTGTGTTTGAGCCGGCTACGAGAGTCCATAGCGAACGGGACATTACCCAATGGTGGAGGCTGGTGCCGGGTTCTTCCTGGAAGCAACCAGAGGGCCCTGGCTCCACCTGGAAGGGGCGAGAAACCCATCCGGTCGTGAATGTGACCCATGAGGATGCGGCGGCCTACGCCGCGTGGGCGGGCAAGCGTTTGCCAACCGAGGCGGAGTGGGAGCGAGCGGCGCGAGGGGGCTTGGCCAAGCAGCCTTTCGTGTGGGGGGACCAGTTCTTCCCGCGGGGAGAGGGGGTTTGGATGGCCAATATCTGGCAGGGCGAATGGCCCAAGGAAAACACGGGGCTGGACGGCTTTGTCGCGACTTCAC
This region of Verrucomicrobiota bacterium genomic DNA includes:
- a CDS encoding DASS family sodium-coupled anion symporter; its protein translation is MFRPFFRRRRTWLVFTGLGLFLGLVFLLPMGWPSHAGEGLEAGKVCLGLGIFALVAFLWLTEALPLAATALLVPVLASGSGLLSVPSALASFAHPLIFLFLGGFALAAALAYQGLDRWIANRLIRLGGGQFLWAALWLFGATAGLSMWMSNTATTAMMIPLVLGVLRRLEAEAPGQPTSSQGLFLLLGVAYAASIGGLGTIVGSPPNGVAAEKLGLGFLEWMAIGLPAVGLLLPVMVGVLFCLLRPKTEVSLAMEEAPFRLNWHRWVTLLLFAVTALSWVFSQQIAGWLGIAKGVDTVIALMAVVALLYFRVVRWRDIDRATDWGVLLLFGGGLALSSVLKESGASLFLARVFVEGVQGWPLFLLVGAVVAFVIFLTELSSNTATAALLVPIFYTVALELELAGGVFVVPLALAASCAFMLPVATPPNAIVFGTGRVPQRQMMRVGLVLNLVSIAILTGWSTLHA
- a CDS encoding formylglycine-generating enzyme family protein, with the translated sequence MVLIPGGTFQMGGDAGEMGGNSNSHQSAYPVHQVTVNAFWLDEAEVTNQEFAQFVEATGYVTFAERPFPEDVIQEMQAQAERSLAEMRTSLAQAEEGEKEALAASLARVEEAVAAIHLPGAIVFEPATRVHSERDITQWWRLVPGSSWKQPEGPGSTWKGRETHPVVNVTHEDAAAYAAWAGKRLPTEAEWERAARGGLAKQPFVWGDQFFPRGEGVWMANIWQGEWPKENTGLDGFVATSPVKSFPPNAYGLYDMAGNVWEIVADYYHPYAYRLRPDGVKNPVGPRRDQVAAPGQRVVAHVTRGGSFLCSDVWCKGYQPGARQSFDSESPSNHTGFRCARDLE